The following coding sequences lie in one Arachis hypogaea cultivar Tifrunner chromosome 9, arahy.Tifrunner.gnm2.J5K5, whole genome shotgun sequence genomic window:
- the LOC112712343 gene encoding serine carboxypeptidase-like 33, with product MWILGADKSVITIMSLRILCLLLLLKVNAKEESYESDDRVINLPGQPSSPSVSHFSGYITVNEDHGRALFYWFFEAQSEPSNKPLLLWLNGGPGCSSIGYGAVVEVGPLIINQNGDGLHFNPYSWYQEANLLFVESPVGVGFSYSNTTSDYLTILEDNLVAEDSYNFLVNWLQQFPQFKSRDFFIAGESYGGHYIPQLAELVFDRNKDKRKYPFINLKGFIVGNPKTDDYYDNKGLVEYAWSHAVISDQQYDKAKQVCDFKKSEWSNECNIAMNEIFTDYSEIDIYNIYAPSCRLNNSFNNNHSREPLTKMMRIGNNNYKVKRMRIYFEGYDPCYSTYAEEYFNRVDVQSSFHANIRGGNTNKAAWKVCNDSILKSYNFSVFSVLPIYTKLIKGGLKIWIYSGDTDGRILVIGTRYWVEALGLSLKSSWQNWYHDNQVGGRIVEYEGLTYVTVRGAGHLVPLNKPSEALSLIHSFLSGQHLPTHHK from the exons ATGTGGATTTTAGGTGCAGATAAGAGTGTTATTACTATCATGTCTCTCCGCATCTTATGTTTATTACTACTATTGAAAGTAAATGCAAAAGAAGAATCATATGAATCTGATGATAGAGTCATAAATCTTCCTGGCCAGCCTTCAAGCCCATCAGTTTCACACTTCTCAGGTTATATCACTGTCAATGAAGATCATGGGAGGGCCCTCTTCTACTGGTTCTTTGAAGCTCAATCTGAACCTTCCAATAAGCCCCTCCTTCTTTGGCTCAATGGAG GACCTGGATGCTCCTCCATTGGTTATGGTGCAGTTGTTGAGGTAGGACCTCTTATCATCAACCAAAATGGTGATGGTCTGCATTTCAACCCATATTCTTGGTATCAAG AAGCAAATTTGTTATTTGTGGAGTCCCCTGTTGGAGTTGGTTTTTCTTACAGCAATACAACTTCTGATTATCTCACCATTTTAGAGGATAATCTTGTGG CTGAGGATTCCTACAATTTCTTGGTGAATTGGCTGCAACAATTCCCACAATTCAAATCCAGGGACTTTTTCATAGCTGGAGAAAGCTATGGTG GGCACTATATCCCCCAACTCGCAGAGCTAGTCTTCGATCGaaacaaagataaaagaaaatacCCTTTtattaatcttaaaggttttatt GTAGGGAATCCAAAAACTGATGATTACTATGATAATAAAGGCCTTGTGGAATATGCATGGAGCCATGCAGTTATATCAGACCAACAATATGACAAAGCAAAACAAGTTTGTGATTTTAAGAAATCTGAATGGTCTAATGAATGTAACATTGCCATGAATGAAATCTTCACAGATTACTCAGAGATTGACATATACAACATTTATGCTCCGTCGTGTCGTCTTAATAACTCATTTAACAATAATCATAGCCGGGAACCACTCACAAAG ATGATGAGAATtggaaataataattataaagtaAAGAGGATGAGAATTTATTTTGAAGGCTATGATCCATGCTATTCCACATATGCAGAGGAATATTTCAATAGGGTGGATGTTCAATCATCTTTTCATGCAAATATTAGAGGAGGAAATACTAATAAGGCAGCATGGAAAGTTTGCAA TGATTCCATATTGAAGAGTTACAATTTCTCTGTATTTTCGGTCCTACCAATCTACACAAAACTCATCAAAGGTGGCCTTAAAATATGGATTTACAG tgGAGACACAGATGGGAGAATACTAGTGATAGGGACACGGTATTGGGTTGAAGCTCTGGGATTATCTCTGAAGTCTAGTTGGCAGAATTGGTACCATGACAATCAG GTTGGTGGAAGGATAGTGGAATATGAAGGGCTAACATACGTGACAGTGAGAGGGGCAGGTCACTTGGTACCATTAAACAAACCAAGTGAGGCTCTCTCCCTCATTCATTCTTTCCTTTCAGGCCAACATCTTCCTACTCATCACAAATAA